ACAGCGAATGATCCTGTTTCTGCCCGTCAATAGTCCATGTGGCATTGAAGATTTTATGGCGGCAATGTTCCGAGTTGGCCTGTGCAAACATCATCAGCTCGACATCGGTCGGATTCCGCTTCAGCCTGATGTAGCTCTCAACCAGATAGTCAACTTCATCGTCTGCCAGCGCAAGACCCAGTGACTGGTTTGCCTGTTCCAGAGCTTGTTTGCCACCATCCAGAACATCAACGGTGGTCAGAGGAGCTGGCCCGGACTCTGCAAACAGGGCTTCAGCGGCCTGCAGATCATCCAGTACCGCTTCGGTCATTCGGTCATGGATTAACTCGCTGACTATAGAGACCTGCTGTTCAGTCAACGCTTCTTCAGCATGAATGTAATAGGCAATGCCGCGCTCAATGCGCTGAACATTACTTAAGCCACAGTTATGAGCAATATCAGACGCTTTACTGGACCAGGGAGAAATTGTACCGGGACGGGGCAGCACCAGCAGAAGCTTTCCTGTGCTGCTGCCTTCCTGTAAACGGGGGCCATAGGTCAACAGTTGCTTCAGAACCATCAGTTCCTGTTCAGACAGCGCCTCACTGTTCTGAACGAAATGCTGGTAGTCAGCAAAAACACCGGACACTTCCGGAATAGCGTTTTGTAGAGTTTCCAGCAATTTTTTGCTGCGAAACGGAGAAAGGGCGGGAGCACCACGCAATATCAGCATGCTTTTACCGTGAAAATACAGTTTATGAAGCTGAAAGCTCATCACAGGCAGCCTGTTCACTGCTTATGACGCACTGTTCAGCAGAACTCAGGGGGATCAAGGCGGCTATGATAATCGAAACTGCGGTACGGAAACCAGTCATGGTAAATACACATCACTGCTTATTCCTGCTCCGGTCAGTCACTAATACCAATTCCACCTTCTAAACATAAATTGCGCAGCCATTCTGAATCACGGGAGCTGCGTTGGAACTCCTCGCAATAGCTCGCTATTACTCGTCGTTCCGCCTTGTCCCGTGACCCAGAATGACTTGCTCATGATCATATTTAGAAAGCGGAATTGGTATAACACAACCGCAAGCGCTTCCTTTCTTCTTTTTTCTGTCTACGTCGTTCCCTGAAAAAAGCCGACATCATTTCACTGCATTCGTCTTGAAGAACACCCCGGGTTACTTCCACCCGATAGTTCATCTGCGGTTGATCCAGCACTTGGGTGACACTGACCACAGCGCCGGATTTGGGCTCGCAGGCACCAAAAATCACCCTGCGAATGCGGCTATGAATAATAGCACCTGCACACATAGTGCAAGGTTCAAGGGTTACATAGAGGTCACAATCCACCAGCCGGTAGTTTCCCAGCGCCCTGGCAGCCTGCTGCAGAGCCAGTATTTCCGCGTGAGCAACCGGGTTACAACCGGAAATCGGCTGATTGTGGGCACGGGCAATGATCTCACCATTTTGAACGATCACCGCACCGACCGGCACTTCCAGTTTTTCCCAGCCTTTGTGGGCTTCAGCCAGTGCTTCACGCATCCAGTCACTGTCTGGTTGCTCATTCGAGGGGTTTTCACCCGATCTACTCTCTAACACCCGTTTCAATGCCTTACCTGTATCTAATTCACTCAATAGTGACGCAGTATACATGGAAAACAGCCTGCACCGTCGCAGCCGGTCAATGTTATGACAGACACTGAATCCACAAAAAAGTTTTCAGCCTGCTATTAACTTTGCCGCTGCCTGACCGATGCTCATTATTAGGGTTCTGTAACTGCTGCAATCAAGAGAAAACCGGGAATAAAAAATAAGTGATTAAATCCCCCACGCTCTTGGCAACAGCCATATATACTGAATGAAAGTAGTTTTTCTTATTCCGGATTTGATGACTTGATGCCAGCGGAGGGTATGGTCAAATGTCTTACAAGCAGAACGTCGAAGAGAATCTGCAGCATTTCGCCGAGAGCATTGGTCTTGGCGAACTTAGTCTGAACGAACACGATGCTTGCGGGCTCTGCTTCGATGACACGTTGATTGTCAACATGGAATACCTTGAAGAAGATGAAGCTTTGGTCTTCGTTTCTTCAGTCAAACCCATGGATGCTCACGATGACTCCCGCCTCCAGCTGTTCGAAAAGCTGCTATCCCTTAATCTTCAGCACCACAGCATGCAGGGTTCCTTCATTTCCCTGAACCATGACAAAACCGAAGTTCTGCTGATTCGCTCCATGCTGGCTTCCAGCGACTACGGTAACTTTGAGTCAACTCTGGAAAAGTTCGTGAACACCCTGGAATGGATTGTGTCCGAAGTGGATAACGTAGATGAAGACGCTACACCGGCAGCCAGCACCTCTGCACCACAGCCTGGTTCCGGAGGCCCCGGTGACATGGGCATGATGGTGTAACGGAATAACATGCGAGAAAGAAAGGGCTTAACGGCCCTTTTTTTCTCTGTGAATTTTCTCCGGCAACCGATGAACAGGCAGGAGGATTCGATTTGGCAGAAGCATTAAAGTATTTAACGGATGCCCTTGAAAGTGCCGTAGGTGGTGAGCGTCTGGTAGACATTCGCGGCCGGGTTACCGAAGTACAGGGCATGATCATCAAGGCTGCCGTCCCCGGCGTTAAAATTGGCGAGCTGTGCGAACTGGTTACCCCCGGGGAAGAACAGGCCAGTTATGCCGAAGTCGTCGGTTTTCAGGGACACGAAACCGTCCTGTCACCCATGGGCGAGATCATGGGGATATCCTCCACCACTGAAGTCATTCCTACCGGCAAAGTACACCACGTTGGAGTAGGTCCCCACCTGCTGGGGCACGTACTGGATGGTATGGGCGACCCTCTGGAGAAGAACGCTTTTGACGGTATTGAACCGGAAACCTATTACCCGGTTTACGCAGACAGCCCTGACCCGATGACTCGTAAAATCATCGAAAAACCGCTGCCACTTGGGCTTCGTGTTCTCGATGGCATCCTGACCTGTGGTGAAGGCCAGCGAATGGGTATTTTCGCAGCCGCCGGTGGTGGTAAGTCCACCCTGCTTTCCATGCTGGTGAAAGGGGCAGAAGTCGATGTCACGGTACTGGCGCTGATTGGTGAACGGGGGCGGGAACTGCGGGAATTTATCGAACACGACCTTGGCCCTGAAGGCGTTCAGAAATCCGTTATAATCGTTGCCACATCCGACAAATCATCCATGGAACGCGCCAAAGCAGCCTACACAGCAACAGCGGTTGCTGAATATTTCAGGGATAAAGACAAGCGAGTTCTGCTGTTAATGGATTCGGTGACCCGTTTTGCCCGTGCCCAGCGTGAAATTGGTCTTGCCGCAGGCGAGCCACCCACCCGACGGGGTTTCCCGCCTTCCGTTTTCGCAACGCTGCCCAAGCTGATGGAGCGGGCTGGCATGTCTCATACCGGCTCCATAACAGCTCTTTATACCGTTCTGGTAGAAGGCGATGACATGTCCGAACCCGTTGCCGATGAAACCCGGTCGATTCTGGATGGGCACATTATTCTGTCCAGAAAACTCGCTGCGGCTAATCACTACCCGGCTATTGATGTACTCTCCAGTGCCAGTCGTGTGATGAATGCCATTACCCCTGCCGAACACAAAGCCGCTGCAGGTCGGCTCAGGGAATTGCTGGCCAAATATGAAGAAATCGAATTACTGGTCAAGGTGGGTGAATACAAACAGGGCTCCGATGCTACCGCCGACGAAGCACTACAGAAAATAGAAAGCATCCGCAACTTCCTCAAACAACGCACCGACGAACTCGTCACCTACGATGAAACCATCCAGCTGCTTCGGCAAGTGGTCGGTGTGTGAGCCTGAACCATGCTGCACGAACTGCTAAAAGTTAAGGAAATTCGCGAAAAATCTGCACACGATGAAGTCCAGAAGCGTAAATATCGTCTGGAAGAAGCCCACAGAGCCGTCGAGCAGGCAAAAGAAGAGTTCATTGAGTATGTGGAGTGGCGCGGTAAAGAAGAGCAACGGCTCTACGATAATATTATGAATATGGAAGTAAAACAGAATGACCTGGATCAGCTGAAACAAACAGTCGGACTGCTTCGGGAAAAGGATGTACTGCTGGAACAGGCCATCGCTGAAGCCAAAAAAAAAGTTGTGGATGCCGAACAAGCGCTTGAAGAAGCCCGTGAAGAACACGTGAAGGCAATTCAGGCCGTACAGAAGTTTGAAGAATTTACCAGTGTACTGGACGAAGAAGCGGCTAAAGAAGCAGTCCGTCTGGAAGATCTGGAAATGGAAGAGTTTACGGTAAGACCCCGTCATTAATAGGAATCATCGAATCAGTGAGGTCACCATGGAAATCAACCAGAATAGTCAGCCACAAGCCAGCCCTCCTCCTGATTCGTCAGGGAACCAGCAGCAGGTGTCAGAAAAACAAGCGGATGACTTCGCCAAGAAAATGGGAAAAAAGAAGGAAGACCCAAAAAAATCCGACAAGGAAGAAATAAGCTTTGAAAGCCTGTTGGCGGCCCGCAGTAAAAAAGGATCGGATGCCGAGCGCCTGAGAGGCGAACAAGGGGCATCACAGCGTGGTAAAGGGGATCAGCACGAAGAAATGCTCGCCGCCACGGAACAACAGGATCAACCATTGCATACCCCCCGTGAAAGTCAGGCAATAACACCGACCACCGATATAAAAGCCACCGACATAAAAGCCATCGATAAAGTCAGTGGTCCAAAAGAAATTAACGAGGTCATCAACAAGCTCGTCGATAAAATCCATGTGTCTGCCAAAGACTCTATTAATGGCGCCGAAGTTCGCATCACAATGAAAGATAATATTCTACCCGGTACAGAGATTCGAATTCAGCGCGCCGGTGGAGAGCTCACTGTTACCATGAACACCACATCAGCAGACACCCATAACTTTCTGGCAGTGAATGAATCCTCTCTGTTAAAAAGCCTGAATGAACGTTTTGGTGACAAGGTGCAGGTAAACATCAACATGTCCGGTGACCAGCCCGGAGACGGCCGCTCACGAGAGCAGTATGAAGGCGATCAGGAGCAGGATGACGACGAAGGTTAATCATGTCCACTCAACCTCTGGCTTATAAAAACCTGTCAGCGGCTCAGTTAACACTGAGTCGTCTGCTTTGTGCTCGCCAGAACACCTTTACCACTGTCATCAACCAGTCTGAAACAGAGCTGGAGTTCAGCCAACAACCCGCTGATCAACTTCCTTCGCACACATTGCACCTTGAGCTTAACGGTCACCCGTACCGGATTTACCTCGGTAACCGCCTTCTAGATGCCTTCCTGCCCGGCAAGCTCGACCACCAGGGATTACAGAAATTACCCGACGATTTACGGATGGCAGTATTGAACCATGCCATTACCCCGTCGTTTCAATCATTCAGTGAACTACTGGGTATTTCCTGGTCACTACAAAACTTTGAATCCACCAAGCCAGAAGAGCCTCCCGCCACACTGGGATTAAACATTCGGCAGAACTCGATTAACACCCGTATCGAACTGCAGATTGATGATCTGCTACTGTCCATTCTTGAAGCAATTCCAACTC
Above is a window of Endozoicomonas montiporae CL-33 DNA encoding:
- a CDS encoding type III secretion system chaperone, which gives rise to MSYKQNVEENLQHFAESIGLGELSLNEHDACGLCFDDTLIVNMEYLEEDEALVFVSSVKPMDAHDDSRLQLFEKLLSLNLQHHSMQGSFISLNHDKTEVLLIRSMLASSDYGNFESTLEKFVNTLEWIVSEVDNVDEDATPAASTSAPQPGSGGPGDMGMMV
- the sctN gene encoding type III secretion system ATPase SctN; this translates as MAEALKYLTDALESAVGGERLVDIRGRVTEVQGMIIKAAVPGVKIGELCELVTPGEEQASYAEVVGFQGHETVLSPMGEIMGISSTTEVIPTGKVHHVGVGPHLLGHVLDGMGDPLEKNAFDGIEPETYYPVYADSPDPMTRKIIEKPLPLGLRVLDGILTCGEGQRMGIFAAAGGGKSTLLSMLVKGAEVDVTVLALIGERGRELREFIEHDLGPEGVQKSVIIVATSDKSSMERAKAAYTATAVAEYFRDKDKRVLLLMDSVTRFARAQREIGLAAGEPPTRRGFPPSVFATLPKLMERAGMSHTGSITALYTVLVEGDDMSEPVADETRSILDGHIILSRKLAAANHYPAIDVLSSASRVMNAITPAEHKAAAGRLRELLAKYEEIELLVKVGEYKQGSDATADEALQKIESIRNFLKQRTDELVTYDETIQLLRQVVGV
- the sctO gene encoding type III secretion system stalk subunit SctO, yielding MLHELLKVKEIREKSAHDEVQKRKYRLEEAHRAVEQAKEEFIEYVEWRGKEEQRLYDNIMNMEVKQNDLDQLKQTVGLLREKDVLLEQAIAEAKKKVVDAEQALEEAREEHVKAIQAVQKFEEFTSVLDEEAAKEAVRLEDLEMEEFTVRPRH
- the tadA gene encoding tRNA adenosine(34) deaminase TadA, with amino-acid sequence MSELDTGKALKRVLESRSGENPSNEQPDSDWMREALAEAHKGWEKLEVPVGAVIVQNGEIIARAHNQPISGCNPVAHAEILALQQAARALGNYRLVDCDLYVTLEPCTMCAGAIIHSRIRRVIFGACEPKSGAVVSVTQVLDQPQMNYRVEVTRGVLQDECSEMMSAFFRERRRQKKEERKRLRLCYTNSAF
- a CDS encoding type III secretion HpaP family protein translates to MEINQNSQPQASPPPDSSGNQQQVSEKQADDFAKKMGKKKEDPKKSDKEEISFESLLAARSKKGSDAERLRGEQGASQRGKGDQHEEMLAATEQQDQPLHTPRESQAITPTTDIKATDIKAIDKVSGPKEINEVINKLVDKIHVSAKDSINGAEVRITMKDNILPGTEIRIQRAGGELTVTMNTTSADTHNFLAVNESSLLKSLNERFGDKVQVNINMSGDQPGDGRSREQYEGDQEQDDDEG